The genomic window TCATCGCCAGGCCGCGCGGCTGGCATCTTCTGGAGAAGCACCTCTATGTGGACGGCGAGCCGATCGCAGGCGCGCTGTTCGACTTCGGCCTCTACTTCTTCCATAACGCGAAGGCGCTGCTGGCCAAGGGTTCCGGGCCTTACCTCTACCTGCCCAAGATGGAGCACTATCTGGAAGCGCGGCTGTGGAACGATGTGTTCGTCTACGCCCAATCACAGCTGGGTCTTCCGGTGGGCACCATCAAGGCGACGGTGCTCATCGAGACCCTGCCCGCCGCCTTCCAGACCGAGGAGATCCTGTGGGAGCTGCGCGAGCACATCGTGGCGCTCAACTGCGGCCGGTGGGACTACATCTTCAGCTACATCAAGCGCCAGCGTACCGACCCCAACGCCGTGCTGCCGGACCGCGCCGCCGTCACCATGACCGTGCCGTTCATGCGGAACTACTCTCTCCACACCATCCGCACCTGCCACCTGCACGGGGCCTATGCCATGGGCGGCATGTCCGCCTTCATTCCGGTGAAGAACGACGAGGCCCGCAACGCGGCGGCGTTCGAGCAGGTGCGCGCTGACAAGGAACGCGAGGCAACGGACGGCCACGACGGCACCTGGGTCGCCCACCCCGGCCTGGTGCCGGTAGCTCTGCAAGTGTTCGACCGGATCATGCCCGGCCCCAACCAGGTCGCCAAGATCCCCGACGTGTCGGTATCGGCCGAGGATCTGCTCAGGCCCTGCGAAGGCCCCAAGACACGGCAGGGCCTTGCCATGAACATCAATGTGGGCATTGGCTATGTCGCCTCCTGGCTGCGCGGCCAGGGCGCAGCCCCGCTCCACAACCTGATGGAAGATGCCGCCACCGCCGAAATCAGCCGCACCCAGGTGTGGCAGTGGCGCAAGACCGAAACCCGCCTCGACAGTGGCGAACTGGTGGACGACGACCTCATCAACGCCGCTATCAACGAGCAGCTGGCGGTGTGGCAGCAAGCGGTGGGCGACAATTTCTTCGCCTCTGGCCGTTACATCGAAGCCGCCGAACTGATGCGCGAGATGATCCTCGCCGAGGAATGTCCGGAATTCCTCACGCTCCCCGCCTACGATCGCTACTTCGCGGCGTGAGGGAGGGCGCGGGGGTATGCCCTTCGGGTTTTGGGTTGCGCCCTTTGGGCTTTGAAATGCAGGGGGTCGCAGACCCCTGCACCCCCATTTTGTTCATGGGGCTGTGTCTGTGATGACGGGCGCAGCCCTTTCCTTTGCGCGTCCCTGAAACGAAATGGGGATTGTTAAGGGGGGACAAGTCCCCCTTAACAACAAGTCTGAAAAGACATGGGGCGCGAGGGGGAAATACATGCCGCCGGTGACAGTGCAGCTTCTGGGGGCGCGGCGGTTTGCGCCTTTGTTCGCCACCCAGTTTCTGGGGGCGTTCAACGACAACCTCTATCGCACGGCGATGACGTTCCTCATCGTCTACCACCTGAAGGCGAGCGATCCGCAGGCGGGGGCGGTGCTGGCGACGGCGGCGGCGGGCCTGTTCATCCTCCCCTATTTCCTGTTCTCGGCGCTGGCCGGGCAGCTGGCGGACGTGCGGGACAAGGCGTGGGTCGCCCGCGCGGTGAAGGTGGCGGAGGTGGCGATCATGGCGGTGGGCGCGTTCGCGCTGACGCATGATTCCATCGCCCTTCTGATGTTCATCCTGTTTTGCATGGGCGTGCACTCGGCTTTCTTCGGCCCGATGAAATACTCCATCCTGCCCCAGCATCTCGGGCGGCAGGAGCTGCTGGCGGGCACGGGGCTGGTGGAGGCGGGCACGTTCCTCGCCATCCTGTTCGGGCAGATTCTGGGCGGGCTGTTCACGCCGGTGCAGGCCGCGTGGGGCGTGGTGCTGGTGGCGGTGCTGGGGCTGGCGGCCAGCTGGCCCATTCCCCCCGCCCCGCCGCTGGTGGAGAACGGCCGCCTCAGCTGGAACCTGGCGGCCGAAACGGTCAAGCTCATGAAAACCGCCCGCGCCAACCGCACGGTGTGGCGGTCCATCCTCGCCCTCTCATGGTTCTGGGCGCTGGGCACGGTGATGACCGCCCAGCTCGGCCCGCTGGTGAAGACGGAACTGGGGGCCTCGCAAGAGGTGGCGACCCTGTGCCTTGCGGCCTTTTCGGTGGGTATCGCCATCGGTTCGGTGCTCATCGGCCGCCTGCTGCGCGGGCGGGTGACGGGGCGGTACTGCGCCGCCAGCATGGCCGTGGTGGCGCTGGCGCTGTTCGATCTGGTGCTGGCGGTCGATGCCTTCGGGCCGGCGCAGGCCGGGGCGCTGTCCCCCGCCGCCTTCCTCGCCAGCCTTGGGGCATGGCGGGTGCTCGTGGACCTCACCGTCCTCGCCATTGCCGGCGGGGCTTATTCCGTGCCGCTCTATGCTCTCATGCAGACCGCCAGCGCCGAAGGCGCGCGTTCCCGCATGGTGGCGGCCAACAATGTGCTCAACGCCGTGTGGATGGTGGCGGCAACCGGCGTCAGCGCCACGCTGCTGGGGGCGGGCCTGCGCGTCACCCACATCTGCCTCGTGCTCGCCGGGTTCAGCCTCGTGATGGCCGCCTACTGCTGGCGCGGCTTGCGGGAATAGAGGGGAATTTCAGGTTTTGCAGGGGTCCGAGACCCCTGCAAGGACTTGGAAAATCTTCACCACAGCCAGGTGGTGGGATTGTCGATCGGCTGCTGCTTCTGGGCCGCCAGCATCGCCTTGACGGTGCGAACGGCGAACCAGACAACGATCCAGATGCCCAGCAGCCAAGCGACCGGAATGAGAATGATGGTGACGAAGGCCACCACCATCAAAATGGATTGCAGCAGCCCGATCCAGAAGGTGCGGATGTGATAGCGGTAGTGGCTGCGCTCCCAATCCGCCGGAGTGTCGCTGTTCCACACATAGGCCAGGACCAGGCCGATGAGCGCCGACAGGCCGGTGATGTAGCCGCCGAGATACAGCAGGCTGACGATCGTCGGGTTGTTGAACTGGAAGCCGGAGGACGGCGGCTGCCGCCCTTCCGGAACGTAGTTGGAGTCCTCTGCCATGTGTCTGCCCTAACCCCCCCTAGAGTTGTAATCTGTTAGCAGTTTACAACGAAGGAACGGCGGACGCTATCTCGGGCACCTTTTGCAGCTGCGGACGCACGGTCTTGAGGTCGCCCACGATGACGAGGGTCATGGCGTCAGGCTTTAGATACTGGCTGATAACGCTGGAGACCTGCTGCGGCGTCACCGCCCGCACCTTGCCCACATATTGCTCCAGTTCAGAGCGCGGCAGGCCGAAGCTGTCGTAGAAGGCAAGACTGGAGATGAGGCCGCCGCGCGTCGCGGTGCGAAGAATCCATATGCCCGCAAGGCCGTTCTGCTTGGCTTCCAGTTCCTCCTTCGAGGGCGGCTCGCTGCCGAGCAGGCGAATTTCCTTGAATACTTCATGCAAGGAGTCGCCGGTGTGGGCGGAGGTCACGTCCGCCACCAGAATCCACTGGCCGTATCCCGTGCCGTAGGAGGCGCTGGAACTGGGCGAATAGGTGTAGCCCTTGTCTTCCCGCAGGTTGAGGGTGATGCGCGAGGTGAAGCTGCCGCCCAGCACGTCGTTGGCAACGCTCATGGGAATGCGGCTCTTGAACGCCCTCGGGTCCGGCAGGGGCGCGCCCAGGTAAATGGTGGACTGCGGCGCATCCGGCCGGTCGATCAGCACCACGTTGAGCTTCGATGCGGCGTCGGCGGGCCGGATGATCGGTTCCGGCCCCTGCTGCCAATCGCCGAAGGCGGCCTCGATGGCCTGGCGCATGGCGGCGGCATCGAACTGCCCGGCGACATAGAGATGGGCGCGCTTCGCCCCCAACTTCTCGGTGTGGAAGCGGCGGATGTCATCAATGGTGACCGCCTGCACTTCCTGTTCGGTCAGCAGGCCATGGCCGAAGGGATGATTGGGAAGGAAAGCCTTGGTGAAGGCATCATCGGCGAGCGATTGCGGGCTGGTCTTGGCAATCGCCAGGCTGCGGAGAGCGTCCTGCTTGATGCGCGGCAGCTCGCTTTCCGGCAGGTTGGGGCGGCGCACCACGTCTGCCAGCAGCCGCGTGGCCTCGGGGCCGAACTCGGAGAGCACCGAAATGCCCGCGCCGAAGAATTCGAGGCCGTTGTCGACGCCGATGCCGCCGCCCATGTCCCCCGCCCGCTGGGCGATGGTGACGGCGGACTGACCGGCCGCGCCCTCGTTCATGAGCGCCGAGGTGAAGTCGGCGACGCCGAACTTGCCGCCCTCATCCAGCCGCCCGGCGCGGATACGCAGGGAGAGCGTCACCTTGGGCACGGAGCCGAAGGGGATCATGGTTACCTGCATGCCGTTGGCGAGCTTGTAGGTCTCGATGGCGGGCAGCTTCAGCTCTCGCGGCTTGCCCGGCGGTGGCGGGGTTTCCCGCGCCGGGGCGGCCGCTGTCTGCTGGGCCTGTGCGAAGGCCGGGGCCGCGGCGGTGGCGGCAAGGGTGACGGCAAGCGCCGCCGGACGAAGCAGATGGTTCAGCATCATTTGGCCTCTCCCTTGGCGGCGGGGGCGGCCGCGCCCGGTTCCAGAATCAGCACCGTGCGCTTGGTGGGCGCGAGGTACTTGCGGGCAGTTTCCTGGATGAGTTGCGGCGTGACGGCGGCAAAGCCCTGCTCGATGGTATTCACCTTTGCGGGGTTATCGTCGAACAGGGCAAAGGAGGCGAGCAGGTCCATCAGCGAGAAGCGGGTGCTCGACCCCACCATGTCATAAAGGCCGGAGCGCAGGCGGGTGCGGATGCGGTCCAGCTCGGACTGGGGCACAGGCTGCTCGCGCAGCTGGTTGATGACGGTGTCCACGTCCCGCATGATCGCCTCGGGCGCGATGCTGGCATCGTGCACCAGGCCGAAGGTCATGAGCATGGGCCCGTTGTAGGTGAACATGTCGCCGAGGAGCGGGTTGATGCCGCCCATCACGCTGTCGGTATAGCCCTTCTCGCGCACCAGTTTCTGGGTGAGGCGCGCGTCGTCGCCACCTTGCAGCAGGGCCTCGATCATGCCGAAGGCATACCATTCGGGCGTGCCGCGCGGCGGCACATGGTATGCGAACGCCAATGCCGGGCGCGGAGCCAGCGGATCGGTGCGATGCACCACCTTTTCCTGGGTCTGCTCCGGCTCGGTGATATCGGGCATCTGGCCGACAGGCCGGGCGGCAATGGTGCCGAAATACTTCTGCGCCCAGGCCCAGGTCTTCTCCACATCGATGTCGCCGGCCACCACCAGCACGGCGTTGCCGGGGGCATAGTACTGCTCGCGGAAGCGCTTTGCGTCTTCCAGCGTCGCCGCCTGCAGGTGATCGAGGTCACCGTAGAAGTTATGGGCGTTATACCAGTTGGAGAAGGCCGCCTGCGGCATGTCCAGCCACATGAACCCGCCGTAGGGCTGGTTCAGCACGTTCACCCGCACCTCGCTGATGACCACGTCCTGCTGGTTCTTCAGCGTCTCGGGCGTAAGGTTGAGGCTCTTCATCCGGTCCGCCTCGGCCCACAGCACGGTTTCGGCCAGGTGGCTGGGCACCACTTCATAGTAGTTGGTGTAATCCCAGCGGGTGGAGCCGTTGAGCACGCCGCCGTTGCCCTCGATCAGGCTGTTGAAGGCCCCCTTGGGCAGATTGGCCGAGCCCTGGAACATCAGGTGTTCGAACAGGTGGGCATAGCCGGTGCGGTCCTTCGGCTCCACGCGCCAGCCAACGCCATAGTAGACGCCGACGGTGGCGGTGGGCACGGACGGGTCGGGCGCGAGCACCACCTTCAGCCCGTTTTCCAGCTTGCGGTAGACCACGTTGACCAGGGGTTTGCTTGCAACCGTTTCAGTTGCGGGCGGTTTGCTTGAAACCGCTTGGCCGGCAGCCGTGGCGGCAGAGCTTGGGGTGGGAGATGCACAGCCTGCCAGGGCGGCAGCGCTGGCAAGAAGGGCGATGCGGCCGCCCATCCGGAAGAGGCTCTCGATCATGCCGTAACCCTAATATCCGCCAGGGTTGGCGTCCAGAGCCCAGGGGGTGGAAGCTGGGGGTAAAGGCAAGCCCCCCTCTCAGGCGGGCTCCCGTAGTTTGGGAGCCGTAACCCGCGCTGCCGGGCGCGCCTTGGGCTTGGGCCGGCGGAACCAGAAGGTCCAGACGCTGAGCGTGCCCAAGAGGCACAGGCCAAGGCCGGAGAGGGTCATGACCAGGCGGTAGGCAAGGCCCCCCACCTTGGCCGCATGGAGCGGGTAAACCGCATTGAACATTTGCGTGGCCGCCGGCATGGCCAAGGCATCCCGCGCCTCGATCAGGCGGCCGTCGGCGGGGTCAAACCACAGGAGGGTGCGGCCGTTGGGCAGCCATTCCTCCGGCTGCTTCATCCGCAGGGAAATCAGATCGCCGGGGTTCTTCGGCAGGCCGAGCGAGCGGAACTCGGCCTCGGGAAAGCGCCGGTGGGCCTCGCCCAGCATGGCGGCCCAATCCAGATCCGGGCTGAGCGCGCCGCCCTCCACCTTCGGCGGGGCCATGGCCGCCCGGAAGTTCTCCCCGCCCGACCAGGGGGTGAGCAACATATTGGCCACCGGGCGCAGCGTCAGCATGACGCCCGTGACCATGGAGAGAAACAGGAGCGGCGCGACCACAATGCCAAGATCGCGGTGATGGCGCACGATGGCCGGGCGGCTCATCCGCGCGGGCCACAGGCGGAACTCGAAGGTCTTGCGGGTGCGCCACCAAAGGATGACGCCGGTGATGACGAAGGCGAGGCCGATGAGCCCCAGCCAGCCCGCGACGACGGAGCCCGGCTCGCCCGCCCATAGGTAATGGTGCAGGTCGAACAGCCACAGCTCAACGCGGTCCCACTTGCTCTCCCAGCGGGTGACGATCTCCCCGCCTGGCTGGCATAGGCTCCCGCCTCTTCCCCGAAGCGCAGGCGGTGAAGGCCGAAATCCTGGGTGGCGAGCAGGATGGAGCTGGGCGTTGAGGGCCCGGCCATCAGCCGTTCGACCGTCGCCGACAGGACGGCGACCTCCTGTACCTGCGGGTCGCGGGCGTGGGGCAGCAGGACCCAGGCGT from Pedomonas mirosovicensis includes these protein-coding regions:
- a CDS encoding PepSY-associated TM helix domain-containing protein; this translates as MGPAAPRPRPAGTGGRRPVGDGRTADGRALNAQLHPARHPGFRPSPPALRGRGGSLCQPGGEIVTRWESKWDRVELWLFDLHHYLWAGEPGSVVAGWLGLIGLAFVITGVILWWRTRKTFEFRLWPARMSRPAIVRHHRDLGIVVAPLLFLSMVTGVMLTLRPVANMLLTPWSGGENFRAAMAPPKVEGGALSPDLDWAAMLGEAHRRFPEAEFRSLGLPKNPGDLISLRMKQPEEWLPNGRTLLWFDPADGRLIEARDALAMPAATQMFNAVYPLHAAKVGGLAYRLVMTLSGLGLCLLGTLSVWTFWFRRPKPKARPAARVTAPKLREPA
- a CDS encoding M16 family metallopeptidase, giving the protein MIESLFRMGGRIALLASAAALAGCASPTPSSAATAAGQAVSSKPPATETVASKPLVNVVYRKLENGLKVVLAPDPSVPTATVGVYYGVGWRVEPKDRTGYAHLFEHLMFQGSANLPKGAFNSLIEGNGGVLNGSTRWDYTNYYEVVPSHLAETVLWAEADRMKSLNLTPETLKNQQDVVISEVRVNVLNQPYGGFMWLDMPQAAFSNWYNAHNFYGDLDHLQAATLEDAKRFREQYYAPGNAVLVVAGDIDVEKTWAWAQKYFGTIAARPVGQMPDITEPEQTQEKVVHRTDPLAPRPALAFAYHVPPRGTPEWYAFGMIEALLQGGDDARLTQKLVREKGYTDSVMGGINPLLGDMFTYNGPMLMTFGLVHDASIAPEAIMRDVDTVINQLREQPVPQSELDRIRTRLRSGLYDMVGSSTRFSLMDLLASFALFDDNPAKVNTIEQGFAAVTPQLIQETARKYLAPTKRTVLILEPGAAAPAAKGEAK
- a CDS encoding MFS transporter; amino-acid sequence: MPPVTVQLLGARRFAPLFATQFLGAFNDNLYRTAMTFLIVYHLKASDPQAGAVLATAAAGLFILPYFLFSALAGQLADVRDKAWVARAVKVAEVAIMAVGAFALTHDSIALLMFILFCMGVHSAFFGPMKYSILPQHLGRQELLAGTGLVEAGTFLAILFGQILGGLFTPVQAAWGVVLVAVLGLAASWPIPPAPPLVENGRLSWNLAAETVKLMKTARANRTVWRSILALSWFWALGTVMTAQLGPLVKTELGASQEVATLCLAAFSVGIAIGSVLIGRLLRGRVTGRYCAASMAVVALALFDLVLAVDAFGPAQAGALSPAAFLASLGAWRVLVDLTVLAIAGGAYSVPLYALMQTASAEGARSRMVAANNVLNAVWMVAATGVSATLLGAGLRVTHICLVLAGFSLVMAAYCWRGLRE
- the aceB gene encoding malate synthase A, giving the protein MSVTGVQITGPMNPGYETILTDEAVAFLAGLHRRFEATRRERLAARAALQARLDAGEKLGFLPETAAIRGAPWKIGTIPQDLTDRRVEITGPVDRKMVINALNSGAKCFMACFEDASTPAWEIMVEGQVNLRDAVAGTISLTDETSGKEYRLGKETATLIARPRGWHLLEKHLYVDGEPIAGALFDFGLYFFHNAKALLAKGSGPYLYLPKMEHYLEARLWNDVFVYAQSQLGLPVGTIKATVLIETLPAAFQTEEILWELREHIVALNCGRWDYIFSYIKRQRTDPNAVLPDRAAVTMTVPFMRNYSLHTIRTCHLHGAYAMGGMSAFIPVKNDEARNAAAFEQVRADKEREATDGHDGTWVAHPGLVPVALQVFDRIMPGPNQVAKIPDVSVSAEDLLRPCEGPKTRQGLAMNINVGIGYVASWLRGQGAAPLHNLMEDAATAEISRTQVWQWRKTETRLDSGELVDDDLINAAINEQLAVWQQAVGDNFFASGRYIEAAELMREMILAEECPEFLTLPAYDRYFAA
- a CDS encoding DUF4870 family protein, translating into MAEDSNYVPEGRQPPSSGFQFNNPTIVSLLYLGGYITGLSALIGLVLAYVWNSDTPADWERSHYRYHIRTFWIGLLQSILMVVAFVTIILIPVAWLLGIWIVVWFAVRTVKAMLAAQKQQPIDNPTTWLW
- a CDS encoding M16 family metallopeptidase, with translation MMLNHLLRPAALAVTLAATAAAPAFAQAQQTAAAPARETPPPPGKPRELKLPAIETYKLANGMQVTMIPFGSVPKVTLSLRIRAGRLDEGGKFGVADFTSALMNEGAAGQSAVTIAQRAGDMGGGIGVDNGLEFFGAGISVLSEFGPEATRLLADVVRRPNLPESELPRIKQDALRSLAIAKTSPQSLADDAFTKAFLPNHPFGHGLLTEQEVQAVTIDDIRRFHTEKLGAKRAHLYVAGQFDAAAMRQAIEAAFGDWQQGPEPIIRPADAASKLNVVLIDRPDAPQSTIYLGAPLPDPRAFKSRIPMSVANDVLGGSFTSRITLNLREDKGYTYSPSSSASYGTGYGQWILVADVTSAHTGDSLHEVFKEIRLLGSEPPSKEELEAKQNGLAGIWILRTATRGGLISSLAFYDSFGLPRSELEQYVGKVRAVTPQQVSSVISQYLKPDAMTLVIVGDLKTVRPQLQKVPEIASAVPSL